A single genomic interval of Roseofilum capinflatum BLCC-M114 harbors:
- a CDS encoding tetratricopeptide repeat protein: MTIKRSSWVINAILILAVVALLGVSTIPPITEAFRASTSASSEASPTATVTSRQAKLEAQERGYELVLEREPENQSVLRGLLDVRLELRDIPGAIAPLEKLVQLNPQDVQYQVLLAEAKNYTGDPDSAAGIYRQILSQNPGEMTVLQGLVDLQLQQNNPQAAIGVLEETLQKATTANQTEAETIDTASVKLLLGRVYADLERYEEAIAVYDQAIEDNDTDFRPLLGKAIVLQRQGKPDQAKPIFASATTLAPPEYQDEINRLMNQEE; the protein is encoded by the coding sequence GTGACGATTAAGCGTAGTAGTTGGGTAATCAATGCCATTTTGATTTTAGCGGTTGTCGCCTTGTTGGGGGTTTCAACTATTCCCCCGATCACAGAAGCCTTTCGTGCCTCCACCTCGGCCAGTTCTGAGGCTTCTCCGACTGCAACCGTAACCTCTCGTCAAGCAAAATTAGAAGCTCAGGAACGCGGCTATGAGTTGGTTTTGGAGCGAGAACCCGAAAATCAAAGCGTGTTGCGGGGATTGTTGGATGTGCGGTTAGAATTGCGGGATATTCCAGGAGCGATCGCCCCCTTAGAAAAATTAGTCCAACTCAACCCCCAAGATGTCCAGTATCAGGTGCTGTTGGCTGAAGCCAAGAATTACACCGGAGATCCCGACAGCGCCGCCGGGATTTATCGGCAAATCTTAAGCCAAAACCCCGGAGAAATGACCGTTTTGCAAGGCTTAGTTGACCTGCAACTGCAACAAAATAATCCCCAAGCGGCGATCGGGGTATTAGAAGAAACCCTGCAAAAAGCCACCACCGCCAATCAAACGGAAGCCGAAACCATCGATACCGCCTCCGTCAAACTCCTCTTAGGGCGCGTCTATGCCGACTTAGAGCGTTATGAAGAGGCGATCGCCGTTTACGACCAAGCCATCGAAGACAATGATACCGACTTTCGTCCCCTTTTAGGAAAGGCGATCGTCCTCCAACGCCAAGGCAAACCCGACCAAGCCAAACCCATCTTCGCCAGCGCCACCACCCTCGCCCCCCCCGAATACCAAGACGAAATCAATCGCCTCATGAACCAGGAGGAATAA
- a CDS encoding citrate synthase, whose translation MATIACEYKPGLEGIPASQSSISYVDGGKGLLEYRGISITELAHKSNFIETAYLLIWGQLPTKEELAQFEAEIRHHRRIKYRIRDMMKCFPESGHPMDALQASAAALGLFYSRRALDDPQYIRDAVIRLIAKLPTMVAAFKLMRKGNDPIQPRDDLDYATNFLYMLTEEVPDPIAARVFDASMILHAEHTMNASTFSARVTASTLTDPYAVVASAVGTLAGPLHGGANEEVLEMLEAIGTVENVRPYIEDCIANKKKIMGFGHRVYKVKDPRAKILQELAERLFKQKGHDRYYDIAVEVEKVVEEKLGAKGIYPNVDFYSGLVYRKMGIPSDLFTPLFAMSRVAGWLAHWKEQLGENRIFRPTQVYVGSHESKYLPIAER comes from the coding sequence ATGGCGACAATCGCTTGTGAGTATAAGCCAGGCTTAGAAGGCATTCCCGCAAGTCAATCGAGCATTAGCTATGTTGATGGGGGAAAAGGACTGTTGGAATATCGAGGGATTTCCATCACCGAACTAGCCCATAAAAGCAACTTTATTGAAACGGCCTATCTCCTCATCTGGGGTCAACTCCCCACCAAAGAGGAATTGGCACAGTTTGAAGCCGAAATTCGTCATCATCGACGCATTAAATATCGGATTCGGGATATGATGAAATGCTTTCCTGAATCCGGGCATCCCATGGATGCTCTGCAAGCATCCGCAGCAGCATTAGGGTTATTTTATTCCCGTCGTGCTTTGGATGACCCGCAATATATCCGAGATGCAGTGATTCGCTTAATTGCGAAGTTACCAACCATGGTCGCTGCATTTAAGTTAATGCGTAAGGGAAATGACCCCATTCAACCGCGTGATGATTTGGATTATGCGACCAACTTCTTATATATGTTGACGGAAGAGGTTCCCGATCCAATCGCCGCGAGGGTGTTTGATGCGAGTATGATCCTTCATGCGGAACATACCATGAATGCGTCAACCTTCTCAGCGCGGGTTACGGCTTCTACCCTCACAGACCCCTATGCAGTGGTTGCCTCTGCGGTAGGAACCCTAGCCGGGCCCCTCCATGGTGGAGCCAATGAAGAAGTCCTAGAAATGTTGGAGGCGATCGGTACAGTAGAGAATGTACGCCCTTACATTGAAGACTGTATTGCCAACAAGAAAAAAATCATGGGCTTTGGCCACCGAGTTTACAAAGTCAAAGACCCCAGAGCGAAAATTCTGCAAGAATTAGCCGAGCGGCTGTTTAAGCAGAAAGGACACGATCGCTATTACGATATCGCTGTTGAGGTCGAAAAAGTGGTCGAAGAGAAATTAGGAGCTAAAGGGATTTATCCTAATGTAGACTTCTATTCTGGACTGGTGTATCGCAAAATGGGTATCCCCAGCGATTTATTCACACCCCTGTTTGCCATGTCACGGGTAGCAGGTTGGTTGGCTCACTGGAAAGAACAACTGGGAGAAAACCGGATTTTCCGGCCAACTCAAGTCTATGTGGGTAGCCATGAGTCCAAGTATCTTCCCATAGCTGAACGGTAA